The DNA window ACTGACCGCGCTACGCAGATTGTCGGGAACCAAGAGATGGGGGACGCCACCGAAGTGCTCGAACGCATTGGCATGCGCCTCTAGCCAGTAAGACTTTCCTTGGCTGGGGAAGGCTTCCACATAGGTGTAGTTGGACGCACCTAAGGTCGCCACGAACACTTCGGCTTCGCGCACTTCGCCTGTGTCAGGGTTCACCACCTGAAGCCGAGGGCCACAGTAATCGATAAACAGCTTATCACCCGCAACATGAAGCTGGCGCATGCTGCGCTTTTGGGTTTTGAGCCAGCGAGTGAAGTGCTCGCAGAACTGAGTGTAAGCGTAAGCTTTCTCTTGATATTGCTCATGATATTCCTGCCAGAGCAACATCTTCGTCATGCCTTTACGTCTGAGTTCGACTGCGTATTGCGTGAAGTCTGGCATGACTTTATCGCGACTGGCTTTCTTACCGTGATACAGCGCTTGCGTGAGATCAGCATCGCTGCAACTTTCAGGCAGAGGCCAACCAAGTGGGCTTTGTTTAAAGCGAGTAAGGAGTTCCGATATGGTGGACGGGCCGAGTTTCAGGCAAGAAGCGATGCTGCGATTTGAGAGACCGCAGTCGTACTTAAGGCGTAATACCTCTTTGATTTTGTTCATTGGAGTTCTCTTTTTGGCCATGGTCGCTTCCTTACGTTCTTGTTTAAGAAGTAAAGAATAGCGAGCTATTGATTTAAAAGAGAAAAAGGAAGGATTTCGGGCATTCCGATCGGGGTTTTCGCTATTCCGATCACCGATTTCGGAGTGAGGCTAAAAGTGATCGGATAATCGCGGAATCAGTGATCGGTTTAAACCGAAATGGGTGATCGGATAATCCCGAAATGACTGATCGGAATGCTCCGAAATATGCAGATTTGGAAAACCAACAAACCACCTGAGTTTTGAACCCCGAATTGGTTCAAACTTTGTGGCCTTTCATGCGATTTGAAAACCCGAAAATTTTGATAAATCACTTTCTGAAAACTCAAAGCGAATGCAAAACTGCCAAAGCGACTTTGCGCCAAACTGACTAACCTCGCGCATTCCCAAAACTCAATAGAGGCAACAGCTCAAAACTTGCATTGGCAAACAATACTGATTTGCCGAGAAACCTGAGCGAATTGCCAATGGAAGAAAGAAAAAACACAAACAACTGATTTTTAATGTTTTAAGCTAACGCTGCGTTAAGGGGTGAATGCCGCCTAAACCAACTTTCCGCAGGCCACTTTCACCACCAAAACTCACCGCATACCAAAAATGCCACGCGGCATGAATCCCTCTTGAACGCCTTGTTATGCTTAAGCTTCAATGGGTTACGTTTGACCAGAACCAAGCTTAACTCGACTTTGATTCACAAACAAAAGCCAAAACGTAGAAAACCGAAATGAATCATAGTTTTGATAATCAGGCTCGGATTTTTGGCAAATCTAGTTTGAAGTTTGAAAACCTAGAAATGGATTTCTGATTGAGCGAACCGCCCTAACCTCGCGCTTACCCGAAAATTGAATGAGGCAACTCTCTGATTTTCTAGCGCCAAAGAATAAGTGTCCGAAAAACAGCGCTCAAAAAAGCTGGCTTGCCGAAAAACACAAAACTGAAAAGCTGAGGGAACAGAGAAAAACCATAAATCACTGATTTTACTTGATTAAGCATAACGCCCGCTTAAGGGGCAGGCAACGCCACGACCAACTTTCCGCACAACACCGTAATCACAAAAACCAACGCATAGTAAAAATGCCGCGCGTTGGCTGTCCCTCTTGAAGCGTTTGTTATGTTCGTAGTTCAAGTTTGACTTTGGTTGCTTCTGAATCTGCTAAATCGTAGAACTTTCGTTTTGCTATGGCCTTAACAGGGTTGTCTAGTTTTCTTACATTACTTAATTTCCACGCCAACCAGCCACTCTCAAACTCTGATTCATCACAGCCTGAATGCTCACAATCCTCTTTTACCCAAGGTTCACACGAGACAATATCAACAACAGCAACAACCTGCCCTGTCAAATCTTCATCGCCCTCTTTTGTTAACCGTGTGCTATTTTGGACCAGAGCAACATTGATCATTGGTAACACTTCTGGACACCAAGTTCTGATTTCCAACAACTTGGTTTTGTTCGCAATCATTGTTCCCCACGGCTCAACTACAGATAGCGCTTTCACATTTTTCTCCAAAGAACATAACGCCCTGTTAAGTAGTGAGGCATGCACTACAAAAGCTTCCGCAACACTACGTAATCACTAAAACCAACGCAAACCAAAAATGCCACGCATGCCGAATCTGCTTGAACAGTTTGTTAGCTTAAATTTCAGTACCTTAGATTTACTAAGCCCGAGATTAACCTGATTTGGAAAGCCGGCAAACTACCTGAGTTTTAAAACCCGAATTGACTCAAACTTTGTGACCTTTCATGCGATTTTGAAACCAGTTAATTTTGACAAATCACTTTCGGAAAACTCAAAGTGAGAACAAAACTTCCAAAGCGACTTTGCACCAAATTGACTAACCTCGCGCAATCCGGAAACTCAATTGAGGCAACAGCTCAAAACTCGCGTTGGCAAACAATGCTGATTTGCCGAGAAACCTGAACGAATTGCTAAAGGAAGAAAGAAAAAGCCACAAACAATTGATTTTCAATGTTTTAAGCTAACGCCCGCCTAAGGGGCTGGCAACGCATTACCACTAAACTCAAACACAACAACTGCAACCACCGCGGCTCAATGGGACTGGAAACGCCACGCGTTGGCAGTCCCTTTGAGGCGTTTGTTAGCTTCGTAGCCCATTGTTTACCAATGATTTTTAAAACAAATTTGCTTGAAATGCATTTTACGCAAAAGCATTACTCAAACACACGTCCAACACCAAAAGCTGTGAAGTGAGCAACCAAAACTCGCAGCGATCAAGGTTAAGTTGGCCACTTACCGAATTTCCGACAAAGAAAGCGCGATTTCAGCGACAATGCAGCCTTTGTGAAACGAAACTTTCCGTGTGGAGCATCCAACAACATTGAAGTATCGAAACTTGATGGGTTTCAGCGACTTTGAAACTGCTGAGCATTCAACACTTTCTACCAAGTCAGAATCCGACAAACTCGAAAGCCAACTTGTGCAATTTGAACGCTAAAAGCTGATTGTTCAGAAACGATTGAGTTTGGATTTTGATGATTCCAGCCTTTAAGAAGCTAACGCCCTGCTAAGGGGTGAGCAATGCACTGCGAAAGTTACCGCACACCAGCTTTATCACAAAACCCACCGCATGCTGAAAATGCCACGCATTGCGAATCCCTCTTAAGCAGTTTGTTAGCTTAAATTTCAGCACCTTAGAGTTATCAAACCTGAGACTAACCCAGCTTGGGAAACCTACAAACCGCTTGAGCTTGAAAACCCGAATTGACTCAAAATTTGTAGCCGTTCATTTGCTTTGAAACCAGTGAATTTTGAAAACTCATTTTCGGAAAACTCAAAGCGAAAGCAAAACTGCTAAAGCGACTTTGCGCCAAACTGACTAACCTCGCGCATTCCCAAAACTCAATTGAGGCAACAGCTCAAGACTTGCGTTGGAAAATAATGCTGATTTGCCGAGAAACCAGAACGAATGACCAAAGGAAGAAAAAAGACCACAACCAATTGATTTTATTTGTTTTAAGCTAACGCCCTGCTAAGGGGTGAGCAATGCACTACGAAAGCTACCGCACACCGACTTAATCACGAAAACCGCCGCATGCTAAAAATGCCACGCATTGCGAATCCCTCTTAAGCAGTTTGTTAGCTTAAATTTCAGCACCTTAAGATTTACTAAACCTGAGACTAACCCGATTTAGGAAACTGGCAAACCACCTGCGTTTTAAAACCCGAATTGACTCAAACTTTGTGGCCTTTCGTGCGATTTGAAAACCCGAAAATTTTGATAGATCACTTTCGGGAAACTCAAAGCAAAAGCAAAACTGCCAAAGCGACTTTGAGCCAAGCTTGCTAACCTCGCGCAATCCCAAAACTCCATTGAGGCAACGGCTAAAAACTCGCGTTGGCAAACAATGCTGATTTGCCGAGAAACCTGAACGAATTGCCAATGGAAGAAAGAAAAAACCATAAACAACTGATTTTTAATGTTTTAAGCTAACGCCCTGTTAAGGGGTGAGCAACGCAATACCTAAGCCGCCGCATAACACCTTAACCACTAAAACCAACGCATAGTAAAAACGCCACGCGTTGCGAATCCCTCTTAAACAGTTTGTTATGCATTTCTAACACCGCACTCAGAATTCAATAGCCTACCAACTTCTATTAGCTGATTTTTAACGTCCAACCCGTATTTCAGAACATCAATTGCCCATTTTTGCTCATAAAAATTGCCAGAGTAAGAAAAAGGTTTGATCCTTATTGATGCTCGACCTTCACGTAAGTCTAATTGACGATTAAATTGAACAAGGTTTCGGTGTTTGATTGTATTAACAAAGCTATTTACATACTGATACTCAAAACTAGCTAAGATTTTTTCTAACTCAGTTTCTAACATTCCCATCAGGTAACGCTTCACACACCCGACAAATGTCACACAAGTGAATTGCTATAGGTTCATGTACTAAAAGAGCATTTAGTAATTGAGCTAAAATATCATACATTGAACGCACATTTTGAAGAGCTGCGTGCAAATGGGCTTGAGCACTTATAACTTCACTTTCTAATTCGGCTTTTTCAGAACCCAATGAAAAAACTAACCTCAAAGCCATTTCGGGCTCATCAGAATCTAATTTACTAAATACACTGAATGCTTCAGCTTTATGAAACTCGAATATATCAATAACACGAGCTACAGAGTCAAGGTATTCAATATAGTGTTCAGGTTGTTCGCCAAGCAAATCCAGATGATTCTTTAACTCTTGAATTTTCCACATATTTCCACCGAATGCATAACGCCGCGTTAAGGGGTGAACAACGCGACCACCAAACCTAAACCATTGCGCTGTAAACACTAAAGCTGATTCAAACCAAAACTGCCAAGCGTTGTGAATCCGCCTTAAACGCTTTGTTAGCGCGCATTTCCTGCGCACTGCAATCGCACAGCCTCAGACTACAATACAAATTGGGCACCTCAAAAACCATAACTACAGGGAATAAATATAGATTTTTGTAGGGCGAACTACTAAAGCATTTTTATGAATCAACTCAAGAATCGATTGCTAAGAAAGCCAAAAATCGAACCTACTTTCGTTTGGACAATAACTTGCTAATTTCCCTGAATGCTTCGATGACTACATTCGGAATCGCACTCTCTGCATGAGAATCATTCATTTCTTCAGTTAAATGAGTAAAATTGGATTGGTACTTCTCTATCGCTTCATTGTCTGTGGATGCAAATATTACATCACCATCAACTTCTAAGCCCAAATCTAACAGTTGACCTTTTTCTCGTAAAAAAGCATCTGAATCCATACGTAAAAACGTAAAGTTCTTCCTTTCTTGTCCGGGCTGACAAAAGAACTGATATTTTTTCATTTTATTTCCTTTCTATGACCAACATTCCTAATGCGCAGCTAACGCCCTGTTAAGTAGTGAGGCATGCACTACGAAAGCTTCCGCAACACTACGTCATCACTAAAATCAACGCAAACCAAAAATGCCACGCATGCCGAATCTACTTGAACAGTTTGTTATGTTTCGTAGCCCAAGATTTCGATACCACTTTCAGTTTCTTATTATTGGAAATTCTCCAACCTTGCAGAGTTCCATCAGAAACCTCTCTAAGTTCAGGGCACGGTGAGCAGTAGGACCATTTTCATATAGTTGATATGAATAACTTCTTGGGATGAATATGCGTTCAATGTACTTGTACTTGACAGGTCCACCACTGCCTTTAACCGGATCATCAATTGCCGAATCCCACACCTGTTGCTTACTAGGAGCGTGACCAAAGAATGCTTTTTCACTATCTGTAAAGTGGTACTCGATACCAGAAAAATCTGCTCCATGCTCTGCTATTGTAAGGAAGAACTTATTCCACTTATGGTTGGACATTAAACGCACTGAGTATTTCTGTCTCAGAGCTTTATCATTATGAGCTTTCATTTAATCCTTCTAGAAACATAACGCCCAATTAAGGGGTGAGCAACGCTACCACCCGACCTAAGGCATTGTACCGTAACCACTAAAATTGAAGTAGAAACAAAAATGCCAAGCGTTGGGAATCCCTCTTAAATTGTTTGTTAGCCATCTGAACTTTCTGCTTGCTCAATTCCTCTAGCTACTCTGCTAGGTAGTACAAATAATATTTCAGCTAAATAGCTGTTCCTAAATGTAGATCACCGGTGTGTAAAAAAGAAGGGAACTCGGTACCGTTTGAGCGATCTGATCAGTCGCCAAACATACAAACCCGCAACCGTTACCGAGTTCCTATGATTCTAACATTACCTGACCGCGCTGAACGACGTCGTATCACCAAAAAGATGCATAAAACTAAGGATAAAGACCATTACCGACGCTTGAATGCCATATTGCTACTTTCTCAAGGGCATTCTGTTACCACAGTCTCGAATATTCTGGTTGCAGCCCGCTCTTCTATAGGACGCTGGATTCATTGGTACACGGAATGCGGCATCGATGGCTTGGAAAGCTCAACTCGAGGCAGAGCCACGACGCTCCCATTTCTTCAAATTGCCGCTGTATTGACTGCTTTACTCGCACTGAATCCTCAAAGTCTGGGATATCAGCGTTCACGTTGGAGTACCGAGCTGATGGCGATTGAAGTAAATCGGATATTTGGGTTTAACGTGCACTCATCGACCATTCGTCGATGGTTGCCTAAACTTGGGATTGTCTGGCGAAGAGCCTCTCCAACATTGCATATCAAAGATCCAGATAAAGAAGCCAAACTCGCCAGAATCAAAGAGGCATTAGCGCGTTGCGACGCCGACCATCCCGTGTTTTATGAAGATGAAGTCGACATTCACTTAAATCCCAAAATTGGCTCAGATTGGATGCCAAAAGGTCAACAAAAGAAGGTGGCGACACCGGGACAAAATGCTAAATACTATCTTGCAGGAGCTCTGCATGCTAAGACCGGTAAAGTCTCGTATGTCGGAAGTAGCAGTAAGAACTCAGAACTGTTTATTGCGATGCTGGAGCAGTTGAAACGCCAGTACCGCCGAGCGAAAACCATTACTCTTATCGTGGATAATTACATCATTCACAAGAGCAGAAAAACACAGGGTTGGTTAAAGCAAAATCCGAAGTTTGTTTTGCTTTTTCAGCCAGTGTACTCGCCTTGGGTAAACAAAATAGAGAAGCTTTGGCATGCGTTGCATGAAACGGTGACACGGAATCATCAATGCAAAGCAATGTGGCAACTTTTAAAGCGGGTTCGATACTTTATGGATAACGTTTCACCATTTCCCGGCGGTGGTCATGGGCGACAAAAAAGTGAAGCATAATTAGGAACAGTTATTTAGAGATAGCGCAAAATCAAACACTCTTTTAGCATCACTTTGGCTTGGCAAGGAGGCATTTTGGTCTGCATGCCTTTGATCATTAGCATCTAAGCGAACCTCATGGGCCCATTGAGCCATGTCATCCGTGATAATGTGAAGTTCACATGCTTTTTTGATACGGCTGTACAGACTACCATCGGTTAAACCTTTGTGTTTGAGCATTGAATCAACAGCACTTGCTGCCAACATAACAGCTCCCGCAGGTGCGTGAAAACTGCTGTATGCCTGTTGTAAATATGTACGAGGTATTTCTGGAATATCCTCAGATATCAATTGGATTTCAGGGAAAAATTCTTGAACTGTTTGGCCTGAATTATGAGCCCAAGCAGTTATTACACCTCCACAAGATGTACAAATATATATTCCCCATATTCTGAGATTAAGATTAGCTTCATCTCTAGTTTGGAAGTACTCTTTGATATTGAGTAGCGGAGACGCAACCGAACAATGAGGGCAACGACTTAATTTTAAGTTACCAGTTAAATTCATTCTAAATTCTCAATTCTAATTTACGAGTGATGGCTAACGCCCGCTTAAGGGGCAGCCAACGCTACTACCAACTTGCCGCATAACATCGTAATCACAAAAGCCAACGCATGGTAAAAATGCCACGCGTTGGCTGTCCCTCTTGAAGCGTTTGTTAGCCGACACTCTCAACGTGAAACCTCGATGCTTCGAATTGATGTTACTATACGCAGCTCAATACCAACAAAAACCAGTGAGAAATTATTGATGTCAAATCAAAAACCACTGCTAGATCAAGTCATGCTAGCTTTCCAAGTTATACCACGACTAAAAGAAGGGAATAACTTTGAAGTCGTCGATAAAGCTATTGAGGTTGTCAAAGCCTCTGGCGTCCCATTTCAAGTGAGTGCGATGGAAACCACTTTAAAAGGCGAACTAAACCAACTGCTAGAGATTGTAAAAGCTGCGCAACAAGCTTGCTACGATGCGGGTGCTGTCGAGGTTATTACCAACATCAAGATTCACAGTAAAACTGAAGCTGCTACAGACACATTCTGCACTTACGACAGAGGTGTAACTAAAGCTAACCACATGTTCGTAAATAACTAATTCTTATGCCGTCACCTGAACATTCAGCGTGACGGCTAACGCCGCGTTAAGGGGCGCAGGCACGCAATACAAAAGTGACCGCATGACAACTTAACCACTAAACCCAATGCAAATTGAAAATGCCACGCGTGCCAAGTCCCGCTTTAACGCTTTGTTATGCCTGTGCCAAAGTTTTCAATGAATTTGGGACAATAACTTTATGGATCGGCGCTACGACAAGCATGTAAGCTTTGCCAAACAAGTTGTGGACATGCACTACAGTTGTCGCATGAACAGTGACTTTGTCACCTTTTACGTCCAGCAGAAACGACACTCTCACATCGAGATGCTTATCGCTGTCCTCCAGAACAATTTCATGCTCTTCGTTACTTACGAGCGTGAAGATACCTATCCGTTCGCCCACTTTGACGTCATTAACACCGGCCTCAAAAGTCGCATCCTGAAATCGACCTAAATGCTTCAGGCCGAATATAGATACAATACGGTTTCTCATTTCCATTAAGAAAGAAACCCAGCGCGGTGTTTGCTTGGCGATTTCAAGATAAACAGCAAAAGCTGTCTGATTCGTGTATGGGATCTCACGAGAGAAACTGTCAGCAAAATAAGAGCCTTGCGTATAACTATAAAGCTTTGAATGCTTTGGGATAGTCATGTATTTCTCCTAAAAGGCATAACGCCCTGCTAAGGGGTGAGCAATGCACTGCAAAAGCTACCGCACACCGCCTTAATCACAAAGCTCACCGCATGCCAAAAATGCCACGCATTGCGAATCCCACTTAAGCAGTTTGTTAGCTTAAATTTCAGCACCTTATATTTGCCAAAACTGAGATTAACCCGATTTGGAAAACCAACAAACCACTTGAGTTTTGAAACCCGAATTAGCTCAAACTTTGTGGCCGTTCATTTGCTTTGAAAACCAATAATTTTTGACAACACATGTTCGCCAAACTCAAAGCGAAAGCAAAACTTCCAAAGCGACTTTGCGCCAAACTTGCTAACATCGGTTAAGCCCAAAAACTCAATTGAGGCAGCAACTCAAAACTCGCGTTGGCAAGCAATGCTGATTTGCCGAGAAACCGAAACGAGCTGCCAAGGGAAGAAAAAACAGGGTGCAAACAATTGATTTTTATTGTTTTAAGCTAACGCTGCGTTAAGGGGTGAGTGCCGCCTAAACCAAGTTTCCGCACACCACTTTCACCACCAAAACTGACTGCAAACCAAAAATGCCACGCGGCATGAATCCCGCTTAAACGCCTTGTTATGCTTAAGCTTCAATGGCTTACGTTTTAATTGAATTAAGATTAACTCGACTTTGATTTACAAACAAAAACCAAAACGTAGAAAACAGAAATGACTCATAATTTTGAAAATCAGACTTTGAACTTTGGCAGTCAAAACTCAAAAACCTAAGATCAAATTTCTGATTGAGCCAACCGCCATAGCCTCGCGCTTACCCGAAAATTGACTGAGGCAACTCTCAGAATTTTTAGCGCCAAAGAATAAGTGTCCAGAAAACAGCGCTCACTGAAGCCAACTTGCCGACAAACACAAAACTGAAAAGCCGAGGGAGCAAAGAAAAACCATAACCAACTGATTTTACTTGATTAAGCATAACGCCCTGCTAAGGGGTGAGCAATGCACTACGAAAGCTA is part of the Vibrio cidicii genome and encodes:
- a CDS encoding DUF3265 domain-containing protein translates to MTRRSRGIHAAWHFWYAVSFGGESGLRKVGLGGIHPLTQR
- a CDS encoding IS630 family transposase, giving the protein MILTLPDRAERRRITKKMHKTKDKDHYRRLNAILLLSQGHSVTTVSNILVAARSSIGRWIHWYTECGIDGLESSTRGRATTLPFLQIAAVLTALLALNPQSLGYQRSRWSTELMAIEVNRIFGFNVHSSTIRRWLPKLGIVWRRASPTLHIKDPDKEAKLARIKEALARCDADHPVFYEDEVDIHLNPKIGSDWMPKGQQKKVATPGQNAKYYLAGALHAKTGKVSYVGSSSKNSELFIAMLEQLKRQYRRAKTITLIVDNYIIHKSRKTQGWLKQNPKFVLLFQPVYSPWVNKIEKLWHALHETVTRNHQCKAMWQLLKRVRYFMDNVSPFPGGGHGRQKSEA
- a CDS encoding DUF4145 domain-containing protein; translation: MNLTGNLKLSRCPHCSVASPLLNIKEYFQTRDEANLNLRIWGIYICTSCGGVITAWAHNSGQTVQEFFPEIQLISEDIPEIPRTYLQQAYSSFHAPAGAVMLAASAVDSMLKHKGLTDGSLYSRIKKACELHIITDDMAQWAHEVRLDANDQRHADQNASLPSQSDAKRVFDFALSLNNCS
- a CDS encoding thiamine-binding protein, which translates into the protein MSNQKPLLDQVMLAFQVIPRLKEGNNFEVVDKAIEVVKASGVPFQVSAMETTLKGELNQLLEIVKAAQQACYDAGAVEVITNIKIHSKTEAATDTFCTYDRGVTKANHMFVNN
- a CDS encoding DUF2867 domain-containing protein is translated as MTIPKHSKLYSYTQGSYFADSFSREIPYTNQTAFAVYLEIAKQTPRWVSFLMEMRNRIVSIFGLKHLGRFQDATFEAGVNDVKVGERIGIFTLVSNEEHEIVLEDSDKHLDVRVSFLLDVKGDKVTVHATTVVHVHNLFGKAYMLVVAPIHKVIVPNSLKTLAQA
- a CDS encoding DUF3265 domain-containing protein, translated to MTRRLSGIHAAWHFWFAVSFGGESGVRKLGLGGTHPLTQR